The DNA segment GCGGAGCTGCTTTTGGGCTGCGCAAGGTCTCCATGCCGACGTTCCAGGCATGAATTTTGGGACAACACCCGAGACCGCTACCCGAGCGTATTGCCGCACCAGTGCGGCGAATCGTGCGGTGGTATTTTCCGCCTTGAGCAGGTGGCTTATCTCTAACGGCGCCATCTCGATGCCAGGCTGAATGCCTTCGGGCGTGACCGAGACTCTGCCGATACCGGTGCCTCCTACCAGGCCCGGCAACGATAGATCGGTGCCATCGAGCAGTGGGCCGAACTCCTCACGGATGACGTTCAGCAAATACCCCTCGGGAAGGTTCTGCCGGAAAAATGGAAACAGATCGCGGGGCCAGCGCCATGGCTCTTCACGAACGGGCATTGCCAGGCTGACAAAGTCTTCCAGGGCTGTTCCAGGCAGATATCTCAGGACGTACTCGTCTCGCTCCCGGTAGAGCTGGCCACGAGCCTTGAGCGGACATGGACGTCGAGAATCATGATTAGCCTCTCCCAGAACGCTGCTCGTTGAGGATGTCCTCAACTGTCCGTTCGTGGCTGGCTTTTACCAGCTACAAGTCGTAGCTAGCCGCCTCCAGCAGACGGACAAGCGCCGATACGCTCATGTCGCCTTTGGCCAGCGTCTCCATGCGGGCTACGGTAGGCCGCGATACGCCTGCGCGGCTGGCCAGTGCCTCTTGGCTTAGATTCGCGTCACTCCGCGCTTGCTTCAGCATTTCGGCGACATCGTATGAGAGAAGACATTTGTAGCTCTTGGGCCACATTGGCCTATGAGTCCAAGAAGGGAGCTTCTAGCTGCTTGGTAAACCCGGCAGGGCGCTGTGATCTGCGTTTGAATTTTCGCGTGCGCGAAAAAAGCAGTTGCCTAGAGCTCACTTTCTAGATGGCACACTGATTCAGTGCGACCTTAGATCGCCCCTTCAGAGCGAAGCTGGTCAAGGGCCTGGAAATACAGGGTCTCAGCATGCAGTAAAATCTCATCATGGCTCATGCGATTGAGGATAGACAGATAGTCTTCTCCGGCAGGCGTTATTGATCTTGTGGGCCATGCGGTACTGAATTTGTACCTTTGGGCTATAGGGCTGGTCTAGTTGTTTTCTCTGGAGGCATGAAAAAGCCGCGCAATGCGCGGCTTTGATTTGGTGGGCCCACACGGACTCGAACCGTGGACCAAAGGATTATGAGTCCTCTGCTCTAACCGACTGAGCTATAGGCCCCAGAAGGCCGGCGGATTATACAGGCGCCCTTTGCTGGGCGCCAACCGCAGGGAGGGGACTGAGGAAAGTTCGTG comes from the Pseudomonas sp. TCU-HL1 genome and includes:
- a CDS encoding HipA N-terminal domain-containing protein, with product MRTSSTSSVLGEANHDSRRPCPLKARGQLYRERDEYVLRYLPGTALEDFVSLAMPVREEPWRWPRDLFPFFRQNLPEGYLLNVIREEFGPLLDGTDLSLPGLVGGTGIGRVSVTPEGIQPGIEMAPLEISHLLKAENTTARFAALVRQYARVAVSGVVPKFMPGTSAWRPCAAQKQLRIFAVWILPSQKPASLGRANPNTAVS
- a CDS encoding helix-turn-helix domain-containing protein; this translates as MWPKSYKCLLSYDVAEMLKQARSDANLSQEALASRAGVSRPTVARMETLAKGDMSVSALVRLLEAASYDL